One genomic segment of Gemmatimonadaceae bacterium includes these proteins:
- a CDS encoding sigma-70 family RNA polymerase sigma factor: MTVELLTIRQAIEGDEAALRALWTRHAPHIDLVVRRLVGSDSDLAADIAQEVWIQIFRALPSYRGDSQFGTWAHRIAVNRTLNALRKTRRLANAESEIQEDSASVEMDTDRSFLAASIEEAMTKLSPGARAVFVLHDVEGFTHEEIARDLGITAGGSKSQLFKARAKLRKLLAHLVEAATDATKQRIDSGHVAPA, encoded by the coding sequence GTGACTGTTGAGCTTCTCACGATTCGCCAGGCAATCGAAGGAGATGAGGCGGCGCTACGGGCGTTGTGGACACGCCACGCCCCACATATCGACCTCGTCGTTCGCCGGCTGGTCGGATCCGACTCTGATCTGGCGGCGGACATCGCACAGGAGGTTTGGATTCAGATCTTCCGCGCGCTGCCAAGCTATCGTGGCGACTCCCAGTTCGGGACATGGGCGCACCGCATCGCGGTGAACCGTACGCTCAACGCTCTTCGAAAAACGAGACGGCTCGCGAACGCGGAATCCGAGATCCAGGAAGACAGCGCATCGGTCGAGATGGATACCGATCGCTCCTTCCTCGCCGCCTCGATCGAAGAAGCGATGACGAAGCTCTCACCGGGCGCCCGTGCCGTGTTCGTCTTACACGATGTGGAAGGGTTCACGCACGAAGAGATCGCTCGCGACCTCGGTATTACGGCGGGCGGCTCGAAATCACAACTCTTTAAAGCGCGGGCGAAACTGCGAAAGCTGCTCGCCCATCTTGTAGAAGCAGCAACCGATGCAACGAAACAGAGGATTGATAGTGGACATGTCGCACCTGCCTGA
- a CDS encoding PDZ domain-containing protein — protein sequence MPRVRSALWICVIGLVIGAAALAEAQTPVSARDSNRVYRLQFQRSADTAYTSSLRRARLQLRERLDSLQHEFEGLGLDAPDRVDLVRELRALISSLGDLDQLEQHGRVRFVDPSMAAEKARTLAQQARTFGPMLRRSMQSLQPGWIGINAQGTQQRIVRNDSVYLRYFNYPQVISVEPSSPAERAGISRGDQLIAYEGADLRDHEINLTKLLQPSRRISVTIRRDGEERDYDVVVAKAPPQIEALRGFSSRDVAVDSMPFALAMPRTPVLARTMPQVRIFDGREAGVVPVLGAKLVAITDESLGRIFGVSSGVLVTEVFSDPAESSGLRGGDVISKADGRDITDVAQLRRIVAAHGGDRNVELEIVRQKRTRAVTLRW from the coding sequence ATGCCTCGAGTGCGTTCGGCTTTGTGGATCTGTGTCATAGGACTCGTTATCGGCGCGGCGGCGCTGGCGGAAGCGCAGACTCCCGTTTCGGCCCGCGATAGCAATCGCGTCTATCGCCTGCAGTTCCAACGCTCGGCCGACACAGCGTACACCAGCAGCCTTCGTCGAGCGCGGCTTCAGCTCCGGGAACGCCTCGATTCCCTGCAGCATGAATTCGAGGGGCTGGGGCTCGATGCGCCCGATCGCGTCGATCTCGTGCGCGAGCTTCGCGCGCTGATCTCCTCGCTCGGCGATCTCGATCAGCTCGAACAGCACGGGCGCGTGCGGTTCGTCGATCCGTCCATGGCGGCCGAGAAGGCACGGACGCTGGCCCAGCAGGCGCGCACGTTTGGCCCAATGCTCCGTCGCTCGATGCAGTCGCTGCAGCCTGGCTGGATCGGCATCAACGCGCAGGGGACGCAGCAGCGCATTGTACGCAACGACAGCGTCTACCTCAGGTACTTCAACTATCCGCAAGTCATCTCGGTGGAGCCCAGCTCACCCGCCGAGCGCGCTGGAATTTCTCGTGGTGATCAACTCATCGCGTATGAGGGCGCAGACCTGCGTGACCACGAGATCAACCTGACGAAGCTCCTTCAGCCATCCCGACGGATCTCGGTCACGATTCGGCGCGATGGCGAAGAGCGAGATTACGACGTCGTCGTTGCGAAAGCGCCACCACAGATCGAGGCCTTGCGAGGATTCAGCTCTCGCGATGTCGCTGTCGATTCCATGCCTTTCGCGCTTGCGATGCCTCGCACCCCAGTGCTCGCCCGCACCATGCCGCAGGTGCGCATCTTCGATGGGAGAGAGGCTGGTGTCGTGCCCGTTCTCGGCGCAAAGCTCGTCGCGATCACCGACGAATCGCTCGGACGCATCTTCGGTGTCTCGAGTGGCGTGCTCGTGACCGAAGTCTTCAGCGATCCGGCCGAGTCCTCTGGTCTTCGAGGTGGTGACGTGATCAGTAAGGCTGATGGCCGCGACATAACGGACGTCGCGCAGCTCCGCCGAATCGTCGCCGCGCACGGCGGCGACCGAAACGTGGAGCTGGAGATTGTGCGTCAGAAGCGGACGCGCGCCGTCACGCTCCGCTGGTAA
- a CDS encoding NAD(P)/FAD-dependent oxidoreductase, translating into MGRIFDVAIVGGGPAGLTAAIWLARYLHSVVLIDSGDPRNWETRGVNGFLGLPHIRPANLRALGREECRCYGVELVDDIVVAVGKEGDDEFSLELVTGEPLQARRLLLAIGIRDVWPDIPGLDHAFGQNAHVCPDCDGYEARDKKVVVIGNGRLAIGMALNLTTWTREIIICTNGEPSALDLPEYCEKLDVLNIPVLTEPILRVVCEGQAIHSLELRDGMHLDAEKIFLAIGQFPADDAGTKLSLQLGCDRDDEGHVLIDGHYHTSVHNVYAAGDIVPGPQLAITAASDGAVAALSIHKSLVPESQKLTPRELSLVTSGA; encoded by the coding sequence ATGGGGCGAATCTTCGATGTTGCGATCGTCGGTGGCGGTCCGGCCGGACTGACCGCTGCAATCTGGCTTGCACGATATCTCCATTCGGTCGTTCTCATCGACAGTGGCGACCCGCGCAACTGGGAAACGCGGGGCGTAAATGGCTTCCTCGGCCTGCCTCACATCCGTCCGGCGAATCTGCGCGCGCTGGGACGGGAGGAATGCCGCTGCTATGGCGTCGAGCTCGTCGATGACATCGTTGTCGCCGTCGGCAAGGAAGGCGATGATGAATTCTCGCTCGAGCTAGTGACGGGCGAGCCCTTACAAGCCCGCCGGCTGCTCCTTGCCATCGGGATTCGCGATGTCTGGCCGGACATCCCGGGGCTGGACCACGCATTCGGTCAGAACGCGCACGTTTGCCCCGATTGCGACGGCTACGAGGCGCGCGACAAGAAAGTCGTCGTCATCGGAAATGGCCGGCTCGCTATCGGGATGGCGCTCAACCTAACGACGTGGACGCGCGAGATCATCATCTGTACGAATGGTGAGCCGTCGGCGCTCGACCTTCCGGAGTACTGCGAGAAGCTGGACGTGCTCAATATTCCCGTGCTCACCGAGCCGATCCTGCGCGTTGTCTGCGAAGGACAGGCGATACACAGTCTCGAGCTGCGCGACGGAATGCATCTCGACGCCGAGAAGATCTTTCTCGCGATCGGGCAATTTCCCGCTGACGATGCCGGCACGAAGCTTTCCTTGCAGCTCGGCTGCGACCGCGACGACGAGGGACACGTGCTCATCGACGGCCACTATCACACGTCGGTCCACAACGTGTACGCCGCCGGGGACATCGTTCCGGGTCCGCAGCTCGCGATCACCGCCGCATCGGATGGCGCGGTCGCGGCGCTATCGATTCACAAGTCGCTCGTACCGGAGAGTCAGAAGCTCACGCCGCGCGAGTTGTCGCTCGTTACCAGCGGAGCGTGA
- a CDS encoding matrixin family metalloprotease codes for MGRIEYWLLGAVGALITFIAFQSVKSTLEPRRYAFQVAQAGNPRSNSGDPRLDSSAAQDNDAAPADVHNALTASRARAPVRNAVDIRRRIADAGSRTYINDLLAMQDSVLFRWPENRDGGVRVWIQSDPHVRDWWIGYVQSARDVFLEWQTAGIPLRFVFPSDSAGADIVVRWIDQFPVDELRIGKTKRLADQNAWVVHADVVVALHDRDGDTFPPGEISEILRHEIGHALGLGHSKNTGTIMYPESTHLDITDLDKETLHLLYALPPGRVR; via the coding sequence ATGGGACGCATCGAGTACTGGCTGCTTGGTGCCGTCGGGGCACTCATCACATTCATTGCGTTTCAGAGCGTGAAATCGACGCTCGAGCCGCGTCGTTATGCATTTCAGGTCGCGCAGGCCGGTAACCCGCGGAGCAATTCCGGGGATCCCAGGCTCGATTCGAGCGCGGCGCAGGATAACGACGCGGCTCCGGCCGATGTGCACAACGCGCTGACGGCCTCCCGCGCGCGGGCCCCCGTGCGCAATGCGGTGGATATTCGGCGGCGTATCGCCGACGCGGGATCGAGAACCTACATCAACGATCTGCTCGCAATGCAGGACTCCGTGTTGTTTCGATGGCCGGAGAATCGCGACGGAGGAGTCCGGGTATGGATTCAATCCGATCCGCACGTTCGCGATTGGTGGATCGGCTACGTCCAGTCCGCGCGCGACGTGTTTCTCGAGTGGCAGACGGCGGGCATCCCGCTGCGCTTCGTCTTCCCCTCCGATTCAGCGGGGGCCGACATCGTTGTACGCTGGATCGATCAATTCCCGGTTGACGAGCTGCGCATCGGCAAGACGAAGCGACTCGCTGATCAGAATGCATGGGTCGTTCACGCCGACGTCGTCGTCGCGCTGCATGACCGTGATGGCGACACGTTCCCGCCGGGTGAGATCAGCGAGATTCTGCGCCACGAGATCGGCCACGCGCTCGGCCTCGGGCACTCGAAGAACACGGGAACGATCATGTATCCCGAGAGCACCCATCTCGATATCACCGATCTGGATAAGGAAACGCTACATCTCTTGTACGCGTTGCCGCCTGGTCGTGTGAGGTGA
- a CDS encoding matrixin family metalloprotease: protein MKRAKRASLTVLYLAVGLGALGAVKKTRSPEVAVAHALTASREQSAAGSVGRALFPRDDLDEPDRAAVRRRLRRDEPGTYISEILQQRDSSLARWPDRGDRPLAVWIQPSAAIDDWMPGYVDRVREAFEEWQGVGLPLGFVFVDDSADAEVHVNWIDHFSEPISGRTKWARDDDWLITDANIILAVHHHQGEVLDEEAMRAMALHEIGHLLGLDHTQDPTSIMAPKVRVRDLSTADRATVRLLYSLPPGPVR from the coding sequence ATGAAGCGTGCTAAGCGAGCGTCCCTGACCGTTCTGTATCTCGCCGTCGGCCTCGGCGCGTTAGGTGCCGTGAAGAAGACGCGGTCACCCGAAGTCGCGGTTGCGCACGCACTCACCGCGTCGCGCGAACAGAGCGCCGCGGGAAGCGTTGGTCGCGCGCTCTTTCCACGCGACGATCTCGACGAACCCGATCGCGCCGCCGTGCGGCGCCGGTTGCGTCGCGACGAGCCAGGCACATACATCAGCGAGATTCTCCAACAACGCGATTCGTCGCTCGCACGTTGGCCGGATCGCGGTGATCGCCCGCTCGCGGTCTGGATTCAGCCGAGTGCGGCGATCGACGACTGGATGCCGGGCTACGTCGATCGTGTTCGCGAGGCATTCGAGGAGTGGCAGGGGGTTGGACTTCCTCTCGGCTTCGTTTTCGTCGACGATTCTGCCGACGCGGAAGTGCACGTAAACTGGATCGATCACTTCAGCGAGCCAATCAGCGGACGTACCAAGTGGGCGCGCGATGATGACTGGCTCATCACCGACGCGAACATCATCCTCGCTGTCCATCACCATCAGGGTGAGGTGTTGGACGAAGAGGCGATGCGCGCAATGGCGCTGCACGAGATCGGTCATCTTCTCGGACTCGATCACACGCAGGATCCGACGAGCATCATGGCACCGAAGGTCCGCGTGCGCGATCTATCCACCGCCGATCGCGCAACGGTCCGTCTGCTGTACTCCCTCCCGCCTGGTCCGGTGCGCTGA
- a CDS encoding alpha/beta fold hydrolase, whose product MPSAKERFVAFALSPLAVSSAWFAHAELASSFAPPKLSSGTGAAVLAHLRRDGYDWRGRLRALSVPRLVIHGEEDALPVAVSAELGALLPRAQRESVPHSGHMPFWEAPDVFFSVVDSFLAAQLLGAVRQSV is encoded by the coding sequence TTGCCCTCAGCCAAAGAACGATTCGTCGCCTTCGCGCTTTCACCGCTCGCGGTCTCTTCGGCGTGGTTCGCTCATGCTGAGCTCGCAAGCTCGTTCGCGCCACCGAAACTGAGTAGCGGCACGGGTGCAGCCGTTCTGGCCCACCTGCGTCGCGATGGCTACGATTGGCGCGGTCGTTTGCGTGCCCTTTCAGTACCGAGACTCGTCATTCACGGCGAGGAAGACGCGCTGCCGGTTGCCGTTTCGGCGGAGTTGGGGGCGCTGCTACCTCGTGCGCAACGCGAGTCGGTGCCTCACTCGGGTCACATGCCCTTCTGGGAGGCGCCAGATGTGTTCTTCTCTGTCGTCGATTCCTTCCTCGCCGCCCAGTTGCTGGGTGCCGTTCGCCAATCCGTATGA
- a CDS encoding proline dehydrogenase family protein, with the protein MSIARTVLLRASRSTWLAEQFRRRSFARRAVRRFMPGEDVGAALDAAASFGAAGVGSVVTALGERVSTRAEAEEVRRHYIKVLDDIAARRLPTHVSVKLTHLGLDVDPALCADSVRALVVRAETNGNMLWIDMEESHYVDATLDLYRSVRTEHPKIGVCLQAYLRRTPNDLESLLAVGGSVRLVKGAYREPAEVAFPKKSDTDAGYFTLATRMLDAASPDCVQVFGTHDLALVERIRGHAQSKKVPRGTWEVHMLYGIQIAAQRALPTNGVPVRVLISYGSHWFPWYVRRLAERPANVWFVVRSLMS; encoded by the coding sequence ATGTCAATTGCCCGCACCGTTCTCCTGCGCGCTTCGCGCAGTACGTGGCTCGCCGAACAATTCCGCCGGCGATCCTTCGCTCGTCGCGCCGTTCGGCGCTTCATGCCCGGCGAGGACGTCGGCGCCGCGCTCGACGCCGCGGCATCCTTCGGTGCCGCCGGCGTCGGATCTGTCGTCACGGCGCTCGGTGAGCGCGTGAGCACGCGAGCCGAAGCGGAAGAGGTCCGGCGCCACTACATCAAGGTTCTCGACGACATCGCCGCGCGCCGGCTCCCCACGCACGTCTCGGTGAAGCTCACCCACCTCGGCCTCGACGTCGATCCGGCATTGTGCGCCGACTCGGTGCGAGCGCTCGTCGTTCGCGCCGAGACCAACGGCAACATGCTCTGGATCGACATGGAGGAGTCGCACTATGTCGACGCCACGCTCGACCTCTATCGTAGTGTGCGAACCGAGCACCCGAAGATCGGCGTCTGCCTCCAGGCGTACCTGCGGCGCACGCCTAACGATCTCGAGTCATTGCTCGCTGTCGGCGGCTCGGTACGACTCGTCAAAGGGGCCTACCGCGAGCCTGCGGAAGTCGCGTTTCCCAAGAAATCCGATACCGATGCCGGGTATTTCACACTCGCGACGCGAATGCTGGACGCGGCGTCTCCGGATTGCGTTCAGGTGTTCGGGACACACGACCTCGCGCTGGTCGAGCGCATTCGTGGCCATGCCCAGTCGAAGAAAGTGCCCCGCGGTACCTGGGAAGTGCACATGCTGTACGGCATCCAGATCGCAGCACAGCGAGCGCTTCCGACGAACGGCGTCCCGGTTCGCGTTCTCATCAGCTACGGCTCGCACTGGTTTCCGTGGTACGTGCGCCGTCTGGCCGAGCGGCCCGCGAATGTGTGGTTCGTCGTCCGTAGCCTGATGTCGTGA
- the queG gene encoding tRNA epoxyqueuosine(34) reductase QueG: MKVDGPVSLEARIKAQAFGLGFDLVGICVLGPAETADAFDEWLARGFAGTMAYLPCGRDKRRDSRLPAPGAQSAIVVAMNYGGREPSGPVARYARGDDYHDVMHDRLTALHAWLDDQVDQHVLGKPYVDTGPVLERDIARRAGLGWFGKNTNLIHPALGSFFFLGVLLVGIELAPDAPFEADRCGTCTRCLEACPTGALVEPRVLDATRCISYLTIELRGDIPLDLRGAMGDLIYGCDICQDVCPWNERFARSLPEPSPFAPRAALGGKDARTLARELLAMSDAEFRAGFAGSPMKRAKLRGLKRNAAVVLASVGTTEDVPVLEKACSDPEPVVQAHAVWALRVLREKQGAGRSAVF; this comes from the coding sequence ATGAAGGTCGACGGCCCAGTCTCGCTCGAGGCCAGAATAAAAGCGCAGGCATTCGGCCTGGGCTTCGATCTCGTCGGGATTTGTGTGCTTGGCCCCGCCGAAACCGCCGATGCATTCGACGAATGGCTCGCGCGCGGCTTTGCGGGCACGATGGCGTATCTGCCGTGCGGCCGCGACAAGCGCCGCGATTCGCGCCTCCCCGCGCCCGGCGCCCAATCGGCGATCGTCGTCGCGATGAACTACGGTGGACGTGAGCCTTCGGGACCCGTCGCTCGTTACGCACGAGGCGACGATTATCACGATGTCATGCACGACCGTCTCACGGCGCTGCATGCCTGGCTCGACGACCAGGTCGATCAGCACGTCCTCGGCAAGCCGTACGTCGATACCGGTCCCGTCCTCGAGCGTGACATCGCGCGCCGCGCGGGCCTCGGTTGGTTCGGAAAGAACACGAACCTCATCCATCCCGCGTTAGGCTCGTTCTTCTTTCTTGGCGTGCTGCTCGTCGGCATCGAGCTTGCGCCAGACGCGCCCTTCGAGGCCGACCGGTGTGGCACCTGCACGCGCTGTCTCGAGGCCTGCCCGACCGGAGCGCTCGTCGAGCCGCGCGTGCTCGATGCGACCCGCTGTATCTCATATCTAACGATCGAGCTCAGAGGAGACATACCGCTCGACCTTCGCGGGGCGATGGGAGACTTGATCTATGGGTGCGACATCTGCCAGGACGTCTGCCCCTGGAATGAACGATTCGCGCGATCGCTCCCCGAACCGTCTCCCTTTGCGCCACGGGCGGCGTTAGGCGGCAAGGACGCTCGCACCCTCGCGCGAGAGCTCCTCGCGATGAGCGACGCCGAGTTTCGCGCGGGCTTCGCGGGCTCGCCCATGAAACGAGCCAAGCTGCGAGGCCTGAAACGCAATGCCGCCGTCGTGCTCGCGAGCGTCGGCACCACCGAAGACGTACCGGTGCTCGAGAAGGCATGCTCCGATCCCGAGCCAGTCGTCCAGGCGCACGCGGTCTGGGCGTTGCGAGTGCTTCGAGAAAAGCAAGGCGCTGGACGAAGTGCGGTCTTCTGA
- a CDS encoding FAD-binding oxidoreductase, with protein sequence MGIARSKGNRRALPIDALRHHESAATSLDGWGLQAMRESFLTMFNYSAGEAVNDAHSRLNPTCVRRVVPVRSLADARAAIAGAVPNESICIAGARHAMGGQQFVEDGILLDTCAFDRVLSLDVERGLVEVETGIRWPALIRQLGVLQRGRKDRGTIRQKQTGADQLSIGGALSANIHGRGLTMKPVIDDVESFTLLDANGELHRCSRTENRELFRLAIGGYGLFGFIATATLRLVRRRRLRRDVALATSGDLVHAFAERIAAGALYGDFQFAIDPRSPDFLHRGILSTYTPVAAATRGAEPAPVLTADQWGELLVLAHVDKSRAFELYAAHYLATSGQEYWSDLHQLSIYLDDYHRAIDPCLTAHGYRDGGTEVITELFVPIGRLAEFLGNASEDLRRNDVDVIYGTIRLIEPDDESFLPWARQRSACVIVNVHTPHSAAGLAHSAEALRRLIDLAIAQNGSYYLTYHRHARHDQVLRCHPSLRAMLRRKREYDPDERFQSEWYRWYRELLRV encoded by the coding sequence GTGGGGATTGCACGCTCGAAAGGTAATCGACGAGCATTGCCGATCGACGCGCTGCGTCATCATGAGAGCGCGGCTACGTCACTCGACGGATGGGGACTGCAGGCAATGCGAGAGAGTTTCCTGACAATGTTCAACTACAGTGCGGGCGAGGCAGTCAACGACGCGCATTCGCGCCTGAATCCGACGTGCGTGCGCCGTGTGGTGCCGGTGCGCAGTCTGGCGGACGCGCGTGCCGCCATCGCAGGGGCAGTACCTAACGAATCCATCTGCATTGCCGGCGCACGTCATGCGATGGGAGGTCAGCAGTTTGTGGAGGATGGCATCCTGCTCGATACATGCGCGTTCGATCGCGTGCTCTCTCTCGATGTCGAGCGCGGCTTGGTCGAAGTGGAGACGGGGATTCGATGGCCGGCGTTGATTCGACAGCTTGGCGTACTGCAACGCGGCCGTAAGGATCGCGGGACGATTCGGCAGAAGCAGACGGGGGCGGACCAATTGAGCATCGGTGGCGCGTTGTCGGCGAACATCCATGGCCGCGGCCTAACGATGAAACCGGTCATTGACGATGTGGAATCGTTCACGCTGCTCGACGCGAATGGTGAGCTGCACCGGTGCTCGCGAACCGAAAATCGGGAGCTGTTTCGGCTGGCGATTGGCGGCTACGGTCTGTTCGGGTTCATCGCGACAGCGACGCTCCGCCTCGTCCGCCGGCGTCGGCTGCGCCGAGACGTTGCGCTTGCGACATCGGGCGACCTCGTGCACGCGTTCGCCGAGCGAATCGCCGCGGGCGCGCTGTATGGCGACTTCCAGTTCGCCATCGATCCACGCTCGCCGGACTTCCTTCATCGCGGCATTCTGTCGACGTACACGCCAGTTGCCGCCGCGACGCGTGGCGCCGAACCGGCGCCGGTACTCACCGCCGATCAGTGGGGCGAATTGCTCGTTCTCGCGCACGTCGACAAGTCGCGCGCGTTCGAGCTGTATGCGGCGCACTATCTCGCGACATCGGGACAGGAATACTGGTCCGACCTCCATCAACTCTCGATCTACCTCGACGACTATCACCGCGCGATCGACCCGTGCCTGACGGCCCACGGATATCGCGACGGCGGCACGGAAGTGATCACGGAGCTATTCGTGCCGATTGGTCGGCTCGCGGAGTTCCTCGGCAATGCGAGCGAAGACCTCCGTCGCAATGACGTCGACGTGATTTACGGAACGATCCGGCTCATCGAGCCGGACGATGAGAGTTTTCTACCGTGGGCGCGCCAACGCTCGGCCTGTGTGATCGTCAACGTGCATACGCCGCACTCGGCCGCCGGTCTCGCGCACTCAGCCGAAGCCCTTCGTCGGCTGATCGATCTCGCCATCGCGCAGAACGGCAGCTACTACCTCACGTACCATCGTCACGCGCGCCACGACCAGGTGCTCCGATGTCATCCGTCGTTGCGCGCGATGCTACGGAGGAAGCGCGAGTACGATCCGGACGAGCGATTTCAGAGCGAATGGTATCGTTGGTACCGCGAACTGCTCCGCGTCTGA